The Glycine soja cultivar W05 chromosome 6, ASM419377v2, whole genome shotgun sequence genome has a window encoding:
- the LOC114415658 gene encoding uncharacterized protein LOC114415658, whose amino-acid sequence MEGGKRITVSPRPCCGRRIVAAKKRPRANDGFVNSVKKLQRREISSKRDRAFTMSDAQERFRNIRLQEEYDTHDPKGPSSMVLPFLRKRSKIIEIVAARDIVFALAQSGVCAAFSRETNQRICFLNVSPDEVIRSLFYNKNNDSLITVSVYASDSYSSLKCRSTRIEYIRRGTPDAGFALFESESLKWPGFVEFDDVNGKVLTYSAQDSIYKVFDLKNYTMLYSISDKNVQEIKISPGIMLLIYAKASSHVPLKILSIEDGTILKSFSHLLYRNKKVDFIEQFNEKLLVKQENENLQILDVRTFEHTEVCRSEFMTPSAFIFLYENQLFLTFRNRTVAVWNFRGELVTSFEDHLLWHPDCNTNNIYITSDQDLIISYCKADSDDSLSEGNAGSINVSNILTGKCLAKIRASNSFPVDNSCSDNPSGSCCCNSKKRKHGSKTRSTVAEALEDITALFYDEERNEIYTGNRHGLVHVWSN is encoded by the exons atggaaggtgGCAAGAGAATTACGGTGAGCCCTCGACCTTGCTGCGGCCGCAGAATCGTTGCCGCGAAGAAGAGACCGCGTGCGAACGATGGCTTCGTCAACAGCGTCAAGAAACTACAGAGACGCGAAATCAGCTCCAAGCGTGATCGCGCTTTCACCATGAGCGACGCTCAAGAGAGATTCCGGAATATTCGCTTGCAG GAAGAATATGATACGCATGATCCGAAAGGTCCTTCATCTATGGTGTTGCCGTTTCTGAGAAAAAGATCAAAGATTATTGAGATTGTAGCAGCACGCGATATTGTTTTTGCTCTTGCACAATCGGGTGTTTGTGCGGCATTTAGCCGAG AGACCAATCAACGGATATGCTTTTTGAATGTTAGTCCTGATGAAGTTATAAGAAGTCtgttttataacaaaaataacgACTCACTTATCACAGTTTCTGTATATGCTTCAGACAGTTACAGTTCTTTGAAGTGCAGAAGCACAAGGATTGA ATATATAAGGAGGGGTACACCAGATGCTGGCTTTGCTCTTTTTGAATCCGAGTCTCTGAAGTGGCCAGGTTTTGTTGAGTTTGATGATGTAAATGGGAAGGTATTAACGTACTCTGCTCAAGACAG CATATACAAGGTATTTGACCTGAAAAACTATACGATGCTGTACTCTATTTCGGATAAAAATGTCCAAGAGATTAAGATCAG CCCGGGAATCATGTTGTTGATTTATGCTAAAGCAAGTAGCCATGTCCCCCTTAAAATCCTTTCAATAGAAGATGGTACTATTTTGAAGTCATTCAGTCATCTCCTTTATCGGAATAAGAAGGTAGATTTTATTGAACAGTTCAACGAAAAGCTACTTGTAAAGCAAGAAAACGAGAACCTCCAAATTCTTGAT gtGCGGACTTTTGAACATACGGAAGTTTGCAGAAGTGAATTTATGACACCGTCtgcatttatttttctatatgagAACCAATTGTTCCTAACATTTCGAAATCGTACTGTGGCTGTGTGGAACTTCCGTGGAGAGCTGGTAACTTCTTTTGAGGATCACCTCTTGTGGCATCCTGACTGCAACaccaacaatatatatataaccagtGACCAGGATCTTATCATATCCTACTGTAAAGCTGATTCTGATGATTCGTTGTCTGAAGGAAATG CAGGTTCCATCAACGTCAGCAACATCTTAACTGGCAAGTGTCTGGCCAAAATAAGAGCAAGTAACAGCTTTCCAGTGGATAACAGTTGCAGTGACAATCCTTCAGGTAGCTGTTGTTGTAATTCAAAGAAGCGAAAACATGGATCCAAGACGAGGAGCACTGTTGCAGAAGCCTTGGAAGACATTACTGCTCTCTTCTATGATGAAGAGCGCAATGAAATCTATACAGGCAACAGGCATGGACTAGTTCATGTCTGGTCCAACTAA
- the LOC114415659 gene encoding cytochrome P450 714A1-like: protein MEEVFVAMKLVFSVAVVGILSWIFYVYGNLWHESQRVRKRLQMQGIKGPPPSFLHGNLPDMQRIQSQAKAASTSNSNHSDQFLAHDYTATLFPYFEHWRKQYGLLYTYSTGMKQHLYVNQPDLVREMNQSITLDLGKPTYITNKLAPMLGNGILRANGLSWAQQRKLVAAEFFMDKVKGMVGLMIESAQPLLLKWEQLIESQGSATAEVKVDVNLRGFSADVISRVCFGHSYSKGKEVFSKLRSIQKAMSKHGGFLFGLSSFRDKLKHFSSNKQNEIAGLEKEIESLIWELVEERKRECSETSSSEKDLMQLLLEAAMTDQSLGKDFSKRFIVDNCKNIYFAGHETTAVAASWCLMLLALHPEWQTRIRTEVAELCPNGVPDADSVPLLKTVAMVIKEVLRLYPPAAFVSREAYEDIQIGNLNVPKGVCLWTLIPTLHRDPDIWGPDANEFKPERFSGGVSKACKFPHAYVPFGLGTRLCLGKNFAMVQLKVVLALIISKFSFSLSPSYRHSPAYRMIVEPGHGVHIIIQKI from the exons ATGGAGGAGGTGTTTGTAGCAATGAAACTGGTTTTTTCAGTTGCTGTAGTGGGGATTCTAAGCTGGATTTTTTATGTGTATGGTAATTTGTGGCATGAGTCTCAAAGGGTGAGAAAGAGACTACAAATGCAAGGTATAAAAGGGCCTCCACCTTCTTTTCTACATGGGAATCTGCCTGATATGCAGAGAATTCAATCTCAGGCCAAAGCTGCTTCCACTTCCAACTCCAACCATTCTGATCAGTTTCTAGCACATGACTACACTGCAACCCTCTTCCCCTATTTTGAACACTGGAGGAAACAATATG GTCTACTGTACACTTACTCCACAGGGATGAAGCAACACCTGTATGTGAACCAACCGGATCTAGTGAGAGAAATGAATCAGTCTATCACTTTGGATTTGGGTAAGCCTACTTACATAACAAACAAACTTGCACCTATGCTTGGCAATGGCATTTTGAGAGCCAACGGGCTCAGTTGGGCACAACAGAGGAAACTTGTCGCAGCTGAGTTCTTCATGGACAAAGTTAAG GGTATGGTGGGGCTAATGATAGAGTCAGCGCAGCCATTACTACTAAAATGGGAGCAACTTATCGAGAGCCAAGGAAGTGCCACTGCTGAAGTTAAAGTTGATGTAAATTTGAGGGGCTTCTCAGCTGATGTTATTTCAAGGGTTTGCTTTGGCCATTCTTATTCCAAGGGAAAGGAAGTCTTCTCAAAGCTTAGAAGCATTCAGAAGGCCATGTCCAAGCACGGTGGTTTCCTTTTTGGACTCAGCAGTTTCCG TGACAAACTGAAACATTTCTCGTCAAATAAGCAAAATGAGATAGCAGGTTTGGAGAAAGAGATAGAGTCACTGATATGGGAGTTGGTGGAGGAACGCAAGAGGGAGTGCTCAGAGACATCCTCATCAGAGAAGGATTTGATGCAGTTGCTGTTGGAAGCAGCAATGACTGATCAGAGTCTGGGGAAGGACTTCTCCAAGCGATTCATTGTGGATAACTGCAAAAACATTTACTTTGCTGGCCATGAAACCACTGCTGTTGCAGCCTCATGGTGTTTGATGCTTCTTGCTTTGCACCCCGAATGGCAAACTCGTATAAGGACTGAGGTGGCTGAACTTTGCCCCAATGGCGTACCAGATGCAGATTCTGTCCCTCTGTTGAAAACG GTGGCAATGGTGATTAAAGAAGTGCTACGTTTATACCCACCAGCAGCCTTTGTTTCAAGGGAGGCATACGAAGATATCCAAATTGGAAACCTCAATGTTCCCAAAGGCGTTTGTTTATGGACTCTGATCCCAACACTGCACAGAGATCCTGATATTTGGGGACCAGATGCAAATGAGTTTAAACCAGAAAGGTTCAGTGGAGGTGTCTCCAAGGCTTGCAAGTTTCCACATGCTTATGTGCCATTTGGATTGGGTACTCGCTTGTGCTTGGGAAAGAACTTTGCCATGGTTCAATTGAAGGTTGTGCTAGCACTTATCATCTCCAAGTTTAGCTTCTCTCTGTCTCCTAGTTATAGGCATTCTCCGGCATATAGAATGATTGTAGAACCGGGACATGGTGTACATATTATCATTCAGAAGATTTGA